GAGAACAAGTACCCAGACAAGCAGCATCCCGACACCCCACAGTGGCGAGAGGCCACCGGCCATCCCGCCGTTCCACCACCAGCCCATCATCCCCATCATCGGCATCGCAAGCACCATCATCAACACTGGTAACAAGACGATGACCGCGAGGACGAGCAAGACGGCCCGGAGCAGACCATCGGACGTCTGGTCGACGGACATGCGACTATCGAGTTCCGTTGCCGACTGTCGATAACACCCGTTCGAATCGGTCGGTAACGTCTGTTGCAATCGAGTCGAGTGCATCGTTGTCCGCGATGCCGACAAGCCGTTGCGGGTCGACAGCGCTCACGGTGACATCGCCATCGTCAGTCTCGTAGACGATGACGTTACACGGGAGGAGTGCGCCCAGGTCGCGCTCCGCGGTCAGCCCTTCATGTGCGAGCGCTGGGGTGCAGGCACCGAGGATGCGATACTGTCGAAACTCCTCCCCGAGTTTCTCCTCGAACGTGCTCCGAACGTCGATGTCACAGAGGACACCGAACCCCTCGTCTTCGAGCGCATCGACGGTCCGTTCGACCACCTGGTCGAAGGCACCAGTCACAGACGTTTTCATCGTGTAGCTCATACGCCATGGTACAATTGTTGTATATTTAACAGTAGTGTCCAGATGAAGTACAGGCGGGAACTGTGTCTGCCATATCCGTCCGAGACCGCGTTTCAGAGGGACCGCTCCAGCTGTTCTCGCCGTTGTTCGAACTCTTCATCCGAGAGATCACCACGCGCGTAACGTTCGCGGAGGACCTCCATCGAGCGGTCGCCACGCTCGTCGTCTCGATGCGTCCGGAGCTTCCAGACGAGGTACAGCGGGAGAGCGACCAGCAGTCCCATCCAGAGGAGTCCCCAAAGCCCCATTGCGCCGCCGAGAAGTCCCCAGCCGCCTCCCATCGTGTATCCATCCATCATGCCACCTCCGTAGCCCCTGCCACCGTGGGCAGCAGCAGTGCCAGTCATCACGACCAGTCCGAAGGCGACGGATAACGTGAGTCGATAAGCGGTGCGTCCAATCTGCGTAGTGTGTTGGGTCATGATTCTGTATTGGCGGGTCGCGGTGGTCGGTTGATGCATTCGAATTGGGCAGGGTCCTCAGCAGTGGCCCTGTCCGT
The genomic region above belongs to Haloarcula salinisoli and contains:
- a CDS encoding DUF302 domain-containing protein, which gives rise to MSYTMKTSVTGAFDQVVERTVDALEDEGFGVLCDIDVRSTFEEKLGEEFRQYRILGACTPALAHEGLTAERDLGALLPCNVIVYETDDGDVTVSAVDPQRLVGIADNDALDSIATDVTDRFERVLSTVGNGTR
- a CDS encoding SHOCT domain-containing protein yields the protein MSVDQTSDGLLRAVLLVLAVIVLLPVLMMVLAMPMMGMMGWWWNGGMAGGLSPLWGVGMLLVWVLVLGGIGYLLYRGFAGRAGTSGTTDPALRELRMAYARGDLSGEEFEERRTKLSRQESN
- a CDS encoding SHOCT domain-containing protein, encoding MMDGYTMGGGWGLLGGAMGLWGLLWMGLLVALPLYLVWKLRTHRDDERGDRSMEVLRERYARGDLSDEEFEQRREQLERSL